In one Thermodesulfobium acidiphilum genomic region, the following are encoded:
- the hisB gene encoding imidazoleglycerol-phosphate dehydratase HisB, producing the protein MTFGSKKKIARVSKIKRKTYETDIDLEINIDGTGENSILTNIGFFDHMLSTLSKHSNVDMKLRCTGDLEVDYHHSVEDVGIVVGEALLKALGDKVGIKRFSNAILPMDDALVLCAIDISGRPYFSYDVEFDSKIIGKFNTELVEVFFNSLAMNLKANLHFKKISGFNSHHIAEACFKSFAICLKDAVALTNSGSIPSVKGSI; encoded by the coding sequence ATGACTTTTGGAAGCAAGAAAAAAATAGCAAGAGTGTCAAAAATTAAAAGGAAAACTTATGAAACCGACATTGATTTGGAAATTAACATAGATGGAACAGGAGAAAATTCAATACTAACTAATATTGGTTTTTTTGACCATATGCTCTCTACTCTTTCAAAACACTCAAATGTTGACATGAAATTGAGGTGTACAGGAGATTTAGAAGTTGATTATCATCATAGCGTTGAAGATGTAGGAATTGTTGTTGGAGAAGCTTTATTAAAGGCCTTAGGGGATAAGGTTGGTATAAAAAGGTTTTCAAATGCAATCCTGCCAATGGACGATGCGTTAGTTTTGTGTGCTATAGATATTTCTGGCAGACCTTATTTTTCTTATGATGTTGAATTTGATTCCAAAATTATAGGCAAATTTAATACAGAACTTGTAGAAGTTTTTTTTAACTCTCTAGCGATGAATTTGAAAGCAAACCTTCATTTTAAGAAGATTTCTGGATTTAATAGCCATCATATTGCAGAAGCATGCTTTAAATCATTTGCTATATGTTTGAAAGATGCTGTAGCTTTGACTAATTCGGGATCTATTCCATCTGTTAAGGGGAGTATTTAA
- the infB gene encoding translation initiation factor IF-2, translated as MKRIYELARELGVSSKKVMEILSGLGVTVKSSLSSVAEEEEFMVRSTIEAEDKVEATKETEKVEVDRKILQKEDMTKVVVAEQPEVAVQEKESQISEEPKVEEKKILYISDGMTPREIAQKINVKESEVIKKLIKLKTLATINQALNISLIERVVSEFGYEPKLKEEESLTFEESEIENEADLKPRPPIVTVMGHVDHGKTTLLDKIQKTKIASKEFRGITQKIGAYQVEISGKKITFIDTPGHEAFTAMRARGANVTDIVILVVAADDGVKPQTIEAIQHAKAAGVQIMVAINKIDKPGAQPEKIMQQLTEYGLIPEEWGGKTIFVKVSAKTGEGIDELLEMTLLLAELMEYKANPKTLARGLVLEAKLDKNRGPVATILVQKGTLKVGDFVCVGAASGRIRALINDRGKRLKEAGPSTPVEILGINMVPEAGDNLIAVKSDKEAKLMAEKMLNKKKELQMQRMKKPTLSCFVQGTNLSEVKELRLILKADSQGSLEAILTSLAKIKEENVTINILSSGTGGISESDVMLASASQAIIIGFNVRPSNTALKLASEEGIDIRTYRVIYDLIEDISKAVKGLLPPKYEETILGRAEVRQTFKVPKIGLVAGCYVVDGKVTRDAKVRVLRDNVIIHEGELSSLKRFKDDVKEVNQGYECGISIKDFHDIKENDIFEIYKLVEVAC; from the coding sequence TTGAAAAGAATATATGAACTTGCAAGAGAACTGGGCGTTTCTTCTAAAAAAGTAATGGAAATACTTTCTGGTTTGGGGGTAACTGTTAAGTCTTCTTTGTCTTCTGTGGCAGAAGAAGAAGAGTTTATGGTTAGATCTACTATTGAAGCTGAAGATAAAGTTGAAGCTACTAAAGAAACTGAAAAAGTTGAGGTTGATAGGAAGATCTTGCAAAAAGAGGATATGACTAAAGTTGTTGTAGCAGAACAGCCTGAAGTTGCAGTTCAAGAAAAAGAATCTCAGATAAGTGAAGAGCCAAAAGTTGAGGAAAAAAAGATTTTATATATATCAGATGGCATGACTCCGAGAGAGATTGCACAAAAGATCAATGTTAAAGAGAGCGAAGTCATAAAAAAATTAATAAAGCTCAAAACACTTGCAACTATAAATCAAGCTTTAAATATAAGCCTTATCGAGAGAGTAGTAAGTGAATTTGGTTATGAACCAAAGTTAAAAGAGGAAGAATCTTTAACTTTTGAAGAGAGTGAAATTGAAAACGAAGCCGATCTCAAACCCAGACCCCCAATTGTTACTGTTATGGGTCATGTAGATCATGGCAAAACAACGCTTTTAGATAAAATTCAAAAAACAAAAATTGCATCCAAGGAATTTCGTGGAATTACACAAAAGATTGGTGCATATCAAGTAGAAATTAGTGGCAAGAAAATTACCTTTATTGATACGCCAGGCCATGAAGCATTTACAGCTATGAGAGCAAGGGGTGCAAACGTTACTGATATTGTAATTTTGGTAGTGGCAGCTGATGATGGAGTAAAACCTCAAACTATTGAAGCAATTCAACATGCAAAAGCAGCGGGGGTCCAGATAATGGTTGCTATAAATAAAATTGATAAACCTGGGGCACAGCCAGAAAAGATAATGCAACAATTAACTGAATATGGTTTAATTCCTGAAGAATGGGGTGGGAAGACCATATTTGTTAAAGTCTCGGCTAAAACGGGAGAAGGTATAGACGAGCTTTTAGAAATGACATTGCTATTGGCAGAATTGATGGAATACAAAGCTAATCCGAAGACTTTAGCAAGAGGTCTGGTTTTGGAAGCGAAGTTGGATAAAAATAGAGGTCCTGTAGCCACTATATTAGTTCAAAAAGGCACTTTAAAGGTAGGAGATTTTGTCTGTGTGGGTGCTGCTAGTGGAAGAATAAGAGCATTAATTAATGACAGGGGTAAAAGATTAAAAGAAGCAGGACCTTCAACCCCTGTTGAGATACTCGGTATCAATATGGTTCCTGAAGCAGGAGATAATCTGATTGCTGTAAAGAGTGATAAAGAAGCAAAATTAATGGCTGAAAAAATGCTTAATAAGAAAAAAGAATTACAAATGCAGAGGATGAAAAAACCAACTTTATCCTGTTTTGTACAGGGTACAAATCTATCTGAAGTAAAAGAATTAAGGCTTATTTTGAAAGCTGATTCTCAAGGATCACTAGAGGCCATTCTTACATCTTTGGCGAAGATTAAAGAAGAGAATGTAACTATAAACATTCTATCGTCTGGAACGGGTGGAATTTCTGAATCTGATGTTATGCTTGCTTCTGCTTCTCAGGCTATTATAATTGGCTTTAATGTAAGACCATCTAATACGGCTTTAAAGCTTGCTTCTGAGGAAGGTATTGATATTAGGACTTATAGGGTTATATATGATCTTATTGAAGATATTTCGAAAGCCGTTAAGGGCTTGCTTCCGCCAAAATATGAAGAGACAATACTTGGAAGGGCTGAGGTTAGACAAACTTTTAAAGTTCCAAAAATAGGTCTTGTTGCAGGTTGTTATGTTGTGGACGGGAAGGTTACAAGAGATGCAAAGGTAAGAGTTTTGAGAGATAATGTTATTATTCATGAAGGCGAGTTGTCTTCTTTAAAGAGATTTAAAGATGACGTAAAAGAAGTGAATCAGGGATATGAATGTGGAATTTCGATAAAAGATTTTCACGATATAAAGGAAAACGATATTTTTGAGATATATAAATTAGTAGAAGTAGCTTGTTAA
- the nusA gene encoding transcription termination factor NusA: protein MKIDLHVLEQLEKEKGVSLPAMVSALESALLASYKKYYPSKNVTLKIIPDSGVLEIVVKKTVVDKVNNIFDEISLAQAREIDPKINIGETIEVQVDPKNFGRIAALTAKQVWQQKIKEAERDAVYEEFKDRVFGVISGKILRSEGKNWIVQLGRAEGILPQKETVFQDKYSINERYVFYVLSVKKQKKDVEIILSRSHPNLVKRIFELESAEIRSGIVEIVSIARDPGSRTKIAVLSRDPHVDPLGVCLGLRNSRIQNVTRELRGEKIDVILYNPDPKIYIASALSPAKIRRVEILDQVKKESRVYVDKSQLSLAIGKDAQNVRLAHKLTGYKIDIKIEEQL, encoded by the coding sequence ATGAAAATAGATTTACATGTACTTGAACAGTTAGAAAAAGAAAAGGGTGTTTCTTTGCCTGCTATGGTATCTGCTTTGGAATCGGCTCTTTTAGCTTCATATAAAAAATATTATCCATCAAAGAATGTTACTTTAAAAATAATTCCTGACAGTGGAGTTTTAGAAATAGTAGTTAAAAAAACTGTTGTTGATAAAGTTAATAACATCTTTGATGAAATATCCCTTGCACAAGCTAGGGAGATCGATCCTAAAATTAATATTGGCGAAACTATAGAAGTACAGGTAGATCCTAAAAATTTTGGTAGAATTGCTGCTTTAACAGCGAAACAAGTTTGGCAACAAAAAATAAAAGAAGCCGAAAGAGATGCTGTTTATGAAGAATTTAAAGATAGGGTCTTTGGCGTTATTTCTGGAAAGATTTTAAGGTCTGAAGGAAAGAATTGGATAGTACAGCTTGGAAGAGCTGAAGGGATATTGCCTCAAAAAGAAACAGTTTTTCAAGACAAATATAGCATTAACGAAAGATACGTTTTTTACGTTTTATCGGTTAAAAAGCAGAAAAAAGACGTTGAAATAATTTTATCTAGAAGTCATCCAAATCTGGTTAAAAGGATATTTGAGCTTGAATCGGCTGAAATTAGATCTGGTATTGTAGAGATAGTGTCAATAGCTAGAGATCCTGGTAGTAGAACTAAAATAGCAGTTTTATCACGGGATCCTCATGTTGATCCATTAGGAGTTTGCTTGGGATTGAGGAATTCCAGGATACAAAATGTCACAAGAGAGCTTAGGGGAGAAAAAATTGATGTAATTTTATACAATCCAGATCCAAAAATTTATATAGCAAGTGCCCTTTCCCCTGCTAAAATTAGAAGGGTAGAAATATTGGATCAGGTTAAAAAAGAATCAAGAGTATATGTCGATAAATCACAGCTTTCTTTGGCAATTGGAAAAGATGCGCAAAATGTAAGATTAGCACATAAATTAACTGGTTATAAAATTGATATTAAAATAGAAGAACAGCTTTAG
- a CDS encoding bifunctional riboflavin kinase/FAD synthetase — MIRGIYRKENKNGSRFLTIGTFDGVHLGHQLLFKQLKKMRKDSEDLISVVTFEPHPRIFFKSIENLSLITIIEERIRLLLEHVDEVIVLQFDESLSKLTPEEFINFLCSNFKINTIVEGENFHFGRKKGGDVNLLKELGNKFGFNVDIANLYIFDGVPISSSRIRRLIISGKIDEANKLLGWDFFVSGEVIHGDRIGTFLGFPTANLRLPEYKIVPQSGVYSAEVEIAGERYLGALNIGVKPTVGGKRRSIEVHVINFEGNLYQEVITVYFKSKIRDEIKFDSIAALKKQIKLDIENIVRTSNREKV; from the coding sequence ATGATAAGAGGTATTTATAGAAAAGAAAATAAAAATGGATCAAGATTTTTGACCATTGGTACATTTGACGGAGTACATTTAGGACATCAATTGTTATTTAAGCAACTTAAAAAAATGAGAAAAGATAGTGAGGATTTAATTAGCGTAGTAACATTCGAACCGCACCCGAGGATTTTTTTTAAAAGCATAGAAAATCTGTCGCTAATTACTATTATTGAGGAAAGAATAAGGTTGTTGTTAGAACACGTTGATGAGGTAATAGTTTTGCAGTTCGATGAGTCACTCTCAAAACTTACTCCAGAAGAATTTATTAATTTTCTTTGTAGTAATTTTAAAATTAATACAATTGTTGAAGGGGAAAATTTCCATTTTGGACGCAAAAAAGGTGGAGACGTTAATCTTTTAAAGGAACTGGGAAATAAGTTTGGATTTAACGTAGACATTGCAAACCTGTATATATTTGACGGAGTTCCAATTTCAAGCTCAAGAATTAGGAGGCTTATAATATCTGGAAAGATTGATGAGGCAAATAAGCTACTTGGTTGGGATTTTTTTGTTTCTGGAGAAGTAATTCATGGAGACCGTATAGGCACATTTTTAGGCTTTCCAACTGCTAATCTTAGATTGCCTGAATATAAAATCGTTCCACAATCAGGAGTTTATTCTGCTGAGGTTGAAATTGCAGGTGAGAGATATTTAGGAGCGCTTAATATTGGTGTAAAACCAACTGTTGGTGGGAAAAGAAGATCTATTGAAGTACATGTAATAAACTTTGAAGGCAATCTTTACCAGGAAGTTATTACAGTTTACTTTAAATCTAAAATTAGAGACGAGATAAAATTCGATTCAATTGCCGCGTTAAAAAAACAGATAAAGTTAGACATAGAAAACATTGTAAGGACTAGCAATAGAGAGAAAGTTTAA
- the hisC gene encoding histidinol-phosphate transaminase has translation MTLFRKDLLEIEPYRPVEVEDAIRLDRNESPFDLPVQVKEEIISAFSRLRLNHYPDAWCSSVKEAFSQYVGKIKPEEVTVGNGCDEVIQNVIMAFALNNGPVLSFRPTFPTYQIASRNLGVEYIEIPLNEDFTIPIEKTIDVLKEKKPSVVVICNPNNPTGNCFPEEYIESIINSTIGVVLIDEVYFEFSKKSFVDKFRLYPNVLILRTLSKAFSGAGIRIGFAFGNKLLIDEVEKVRLPYLLSHFSQVAGSILLKSSNLFKPNIDAISAEIKKIYDGLLKMGIKAYPTEANFLLAKFDKPAKNIVEKLRKRKVLVRYFPYLPNFIRISAGRSSDTNILLKELERILNE, from the coding sequence ATGACGTTGTTTAGAAAGGACCTTTTAGAGATTGAACCATATAGACCAGTAGAGGTTGAAGATGCAATTAGGCTTGATAGAAATGAAAGTCCATTTGATTTACCAGTGCAGGTGAAAGAGGAAATTATTAGTGCGTTTTCTAGGCTTCGACTGAATCATTATCCTGATGCGTGGTGCAGTTCTGTAAAAGAAGCATTTAGCCAATATGTTGGTAAAATAAAACCCGAAGAAGTTACTGTAGGAAATGGTTGCGATGAAGTTATCCAAAATGTAATTATGGCATTTGCATTAAATAATGGTCCTGTCCTTTCCTTTAGGCCGACATTTCCTACTTATCAAATAGCTTCAAGGAATTTGGGAGTTGAGTATATAGAAATTCCTTTAAATGAAGACTTTACAATACCTATTGAAAAAACAATTGATGTTTTGAAAGAAAAAAAGCCTTCAGTAGTTGTGATATGTAATCCTAACAACCCAACTGGAAACTGTTTTCCAGAAGAATATATAGAAAGTATAATTAATAGTACAATAGGAGTTGTCTTAATTGACGAGGTTTATTTTGAGTTTAGTAAAAAAAGCTTTGTTGACAAATTTAGGCTATATCCAAATGTTTTAATATTGAGAACCTTATCTAAAGCCTTTTCGGGTGCAGGAATAAGAATTGGTTTTGCTTTTGGAAACAAACTTCTAATAGATGAAGTTGAAAAGGTAAGATTACCATATTTACTTTCCCACTTTTCACAAGTGGCAGGGAGCATTCTACTTAAAAGTAGTAACCTATTCAAGCCGAATATTGATGCTATTAGTGCTGAGATAAAAAAAATTTACGATGGCTTATTAAAAATGGGAATCAAAGCCTATCCTACTGAAGCTAACTTTTTGTTAGCAAAATTTGATAAACCTGCTAAAAATATTGTTGAAAAGCTTAGAAAAAGAAAAGTTTTAGTAAGATATTTTCCATATTTGCCTAACTTTATTAGGATTTCTGCTGGCAGAAGTTCTGATACAAATATCTTGTTAAAGGAGCTTGAAAGAATACTAAATGAGTAA
- the truB gene encoding tRNA pseudouridine(55) synthase TruB translates to MLNGFLNVFKDKSKSSFEVVDSIKKMFKDELGADIKIGHLGTLDPCAVGVLPIALGKATRLCEFIENKDKKYLFELTLGFKTTTGDQEGDVLDVQTIPHISDERIISVCSDLIGCYFQKVPSYSASKVEGKRFYELARANQKVPERYKEVNIKQLKFIKRNKNSLWFEVLCSFGTYIRTLCEDIAVKLGTIGTMTFLLRETSGDFHLKDSISLEKLRNLIMRREYFKVIIPVNKMLSHIPVVVLNYENAKKFVAGQEVWIKKDFDNFEILRIFCMSGTFLGLAEKSKGEKKIWKPNKVIII, encoded by the coding sequence GTGCTTAACGGCTTTTTAAACGTTTTTAAAGATAAATCTAAAAGTTCTTTTGAAGTTGTTGACTCAATTAAGAAGATGTTTAAAGACGAGCTTGGTGCTGACATAAAGATAGGACATTTAGGAACGCTTGATCCGTGCGCAGTAGGAGTTTTACCTATAGCTTTAGGAAAGGCTACCAGGCTTTGTGAATTTATTGAGAATAAGGATAAAAAATATCTCTTTGAGCTTACTTTGGGGTTTAAGACTACTACTGGAGATCAAGAAGGAGATGTTTTAGATGTTCAAACTATTCCACATATTTCTGATGAAAGGATTATTTCTGTTTGTTCTGATCTTATAGGTTGCTATTTCCAAAAAGTACCTTCTTATTCTGCTTCTAAGGTTGAAGGCAAGAGGTTTTATGAGTTGGCAAGAGCAAATCAGAAAGTCCCTGAGCGATATAAAGAAGTAAATATAAAGCAACTTAAATTTATTAAACGAAATAAAAATTCGCTTTGGTTTGAGGTTTTGTGTTCCTTTGGAACATATATAAGAACTTTGTGTGAAGATATAGCTGTAAAGCTGGGAACTATTGGGACAATGACATTTTTGCTTAGGGAAACATCTGGAGACTTTCATCTAAAGGATAGCATTAGTCTTGAGAAATTAAGAAATTTGATTATGAGAAGAGAATATTTTAAAGTTATAATTCCTGTGAACAAGATGTTGTCACATATACCAGTTGTAGTATTAAATTATGAGAATGCTAAGAAATTTGTAGCTGGTCAAGAAGTTTGGATAAAGAAGGATTTTGATAATTTTGAAATATTAAGAATATTTTGTATGTCTGGGACATTTCTGGGTTTGGCTGAAAAATCTAAAGGTGAGAAAAAAATTTGGAAACCTAATAAGGTGATAATTATATGA
- the rbfA gene encoding 30S ribosome-binding factor RbfA — protein sequence MSVKSERLKETIKKELAILLYELKDVRIKSMVSIMELDMSSDHKNIKVWVSIYGDEKSKEETMKGLVSASRFLRGELARRIGLKYAPQILFAIDNSLERGDKIFEILRKIEH from the coding sequence ATGAGCGTAAAATCCGAAAGACTGAAAGAAACAATTAAGAAAGAACTTGCTATTTTATTGTACGAACTAAAGGACGTTCGTATTAAAAGTATGGTTTCTATAATGGAATTAGATATGTCGAGTGATCACAAGAATATAAAAGTTTGGGTTAGCATATACGGAGATGAAAAATCAAAAGAAGAAACAATGAAAGGACTTGTTTCCGCATCAAGATTTTTGAGAGGAGAACTGGCAAGAAGAATTGGTTTAAAGTATGCTCCACAAATTCTTTTTGCTATAGATAATTCCCTTGAAAGAGGAGATAAAATATTCGAAATACTAAGAAAAATTGAACACTGA
- a CDS encoding DHH family phosphoesterase, whose amino-acid sequence MFTHLEPDGDAIGSSLALYFYLKSIGKDVRFIKPYRTPNSVMDFPGMENVYTGNDFDFSRVAILLDASSLKRIGKPYEEIFPKYKNFFIIDHHHGPYFDSANIYIDTTASATAVLVFDVIKKMKQNINNLVATYLYLALHYDTGGFYYTNTNEKCLKVASKLLEYGVDMSLVMRYYERDASSIAKMGFLLSKLKASDGISWLSISYKDFINFSLEPDITKGLIEWLRRIKNCRVSIVFREDQPGKVKISFRGKNTGKLNSIAEHFGGGGHPEAAGAVVDGNFDEIVDLVLSYTKKEVFGA is encoded by the coding sequence ATTTTTACACACTTAGAACCTGATGGTGACGCTATAGGTTCTAGTCTTGCTTTATATTTTTACCTGAAGTCAATAGGAAAGGATGTAAGATTTATAAAGCCTTACAGAACTCCAAATAGTGTTATGGATTTTCCGGGTATGGAAAACGTATATACTGGCAATGATTTTGATTTTTCGAGAGTTGCAATATTACTTGATGCATCTTCATTGAAAAGAATAGGGAAACCATATGAAGAAATTTTTCCAAAATACAAGAATTTTTTTATAATCGATCATCATCACGGTCCATATTTTGATTCTGCTAACATATACATTGACACTACTGCTAGTGCAACTGCTGTTTTAGTTTTTGATGTTATAAAAAAGATGAAACAAAATATAAATAATCTGGTAGCGACGTACTTATATTTGGCTTTACACTACGATACGGGCGGATTTTATTATACAAATACTAATGAAAAATGTTTAAAAGTTGCTTCAAAATTATTAGAATACGGTGTAGATATGAGTTTGGTTATGAGGTATTATGAGAGAGATGCGAGCAGTATTGCAAAAATGGGTTTTTTATTATCTAAACTAAAGGCTTCTGATGGTATTTCATGGCTTTCTATATCATACAAAGATTTTATAAATTTTTCGCTAGAACCAGATATTACTAAAGGTCTTATTGAATGGTTAAGAAGAATAAAGAATTGTAGAGTATCGATAGTCTTTAGAGAGGATCAACCAGGTAAAGTAAAAATAAGTTTTAGAGGGAAGAATACAGGAAAGCTTAACTCTATTGCTGAACACTTTGGAGGTGGGGGACATCCTGAAGCAGCGGGAGCTGTTGTTGATGGTAACTTTGATGAAATAGTCGATTTAGTTTTGAGCTACACTAAAAAAGAGGTTTTTGGTGCTTAA
- the aroH gene encoding chorismate mutase produces MEEYKENSRLLAIRGATTLLKDDPNEIKEKVIELVTKMVNENDIKEEDMVNFFISVTNDIHSEFAGKFVRETFPSTPVFGTLEAKVVNAPKMCIRILLQCYSKKAKNQIKHIFLNEASKLRPDLIRD; encoded by the coding sequence ATGGAAGAGTATAAAGAAAATTCAAGGCTACTGGCAATTAGAGGAGCTACTACTCTATTAAAAGACGATCCAAATGAAATAAAGGAAAAGGTTATTGAGTTGGTCACTAAAATGGTTAATGAAAATGATATAAAGGAAGAAGATATGGTTAACTTTTTTATATCAGTAACTAATGACATTCACTCTGAATTTGCAGGAAAATTTGTAAGAGAAACATTTCCATCCACTCCAGTTTTCGGGACATTAGAGGCAAAAGTTGTTAATGCACCAAAAATGTGTATAAGAATACTTTTACAGTGCTATAGCAAAAAGGCAAAAAACCAAATAAAACATATATTTCTTAATGAAGCATCAAAATTAAGGCCCGATCTTATAAGAGATTAA
- a CDS encoding YlxR family protein, which produces MIKEHRKCIFCGRILPKKDMIRVAKVKDKGLIVDYEKKNIGRGCYICFSCISSSNFKKKNIIARSLKTNVDTKIYNEIERYFKNIIIQSRGGER; this is translated from the coding sequence ATGATTAAAGAACATAGAAAGTGTATTTTTTGCGGAAGAATTCTTCCAAAAAAAGATATGATTAGAGTTGCAAAGGTTAAAGATAAAGGTTTAATTGTGGATTATGAAAAGAAAAATATTGGAAGAGGCTGTTATATTTGTTTCTCATGTATAAGTTCTAGTAATTTTAAGAAAAAAAACATAATTGCAAGATCTCTTAAAACAAATGTAGACACAAAGATCTATAATGAAATTGAAAGATATTTTAAAAATATAATAATACAAAGTCGAGGAGGTGAGCGCTGA
- a CDS encoding HAD family hydrolase produces MSNFIVFDIDGVLIQTNGSFVESTIKTFEYVRNLFGKSSKCNIEHIGFLKSLRGFNNDWDLTYALLAISWNYPTFEEAEFLEILKNYFKKNSELPKIEIGYEFVKRIFQEFYLGEKLFFDIYLEKPKYVFFKGFIYQEKPLINFCNYSIDRQKIGIYSGRCFKEAEVALRAVNLIVLNDFYFTDDSGFKKPDPTPLEKMFVMNKCSQMTYVGDTLDDLELVIRAREKGLPVEFVGVKTGTYSNQLIDKIENFSFAKMYENVRDYLDKIL; encoded by the coding sequence ATGAGTAATTTTATAGTTTTTGATATAGATGGAGTTTTGATCCAAACTAACGGTTCTTTTGTAGAATCTACAATTAAGACCTTTGAGTATGTTAGAAATTTATTTGGTAAGAGCTCAAAATGTAATATTGAACACATAGGCTTTTTAAAGTCACTGCGGGGGTTTAATAATGATTGGGATTTAACATATGCTCTTTTGGCAATTAGCTGGAATTATCCTACTTTTGAAGAGGCAGAATTTCTTGAAATTTTGAAAAATTATTTCAAGAAAAATAGTGAACTCCCCAAAATAGAAATTGGTTATGAGTTTGTTAAAAGAATCTTTCAAGAATTTTACCTTGGTGAAAAACTTTTTTTTGACATATATTTGGAGAAACCAAAGTATGTATTTTTTAAAGGTTTTATTTATCAAGAAAAACCTTTGATTAATTTTTGTAATTATTCTATAGATAGGCAAAAAATAGGAATTTATTCTGGAAGATGTTTTAAGGAAGCCGAAGTTGCTTTGAGGGCAGTTAATCTAATTGTGTTGAATGATTTTTATTTTACTGATGATAGCGGCTTTAAAAAGCCTGATCCTACCCCTCTTGAGAAGATGTTTGTTATGAACAAATGTTCACAAATGACTTACGTGGGCGATACTTTGGATGACCTTGAATTGGTTATAAGAGCAAGAGAAAAAGGATTACCTGTAGAATTTGTTGGAGTTAAAACTGGAACATATTCAAATCAGCTTATTGACAAAATAGAAAACTTTTCCTTTGCAAAAATGTATGAAAATGTAAGGGATTATTTGGATAAAATTCTTTAA
- a CDS encoding bifunctional 5,10-methylenetetrahydrofolate dehydrogenase/5,10-methenyltetrahydrofolate cyclohydrolase, translated as MSAIILNGKEVASQWEKKNILRVQNLKTKGVSVCLAVARFNDDEASKVYVKKKVAMCEKLGIKPILIEEEGLDQERIENRVSSLNKDKEINGIIVQLPLPKGIDKERVLSLVSPEKDVDGLNVFSCGLLYKNMPGLRPCTPSGIIRLLKEYKIELIGKRAVILGRSQLVGLPIFLMLLHENATPTIVHSKTMDLKNICKEADILIVATGKAKMVNREYVKKGAVVVDVGISRVDGKIVGDVDFDDVFDVAGYLTPVPGGVGPLTIMSLMENVINAASIQAGIKDDVV; from the coding sequence TTGAGTGCAATTATATTAAACGGAAAAGAGGTAGCTAGTCAATGGGAGAAAAAAAATATTTTAAGAGTGCAAAATCTAAAAACAAAAGGAGTAAGTGTCTGTCTTGCGGTTGCAAGATTTAATGATGATGAAGCGTCAAAGGTTTATGTTAAAAAGAAAGTTGCAATGTGTGAAAAATTGGGCATAAAACCCATTCTTATAGAAGAGGAAGGCCTGGATCAGGAAAGAATAGAAAATAGAGTTTCTTCTCTGAATAAAGACAAAGAGATAAATGGAATAATAGTTCAATTACCCTTACCCAAGGGCATTGACAAAGAAAGGGTTTTATCTTTGGTTAGTCCTGAAAAGGATGTAGATGGCTTAAATGTTTTTTCATGTGGCTTGTTATACAAAAACATGCCTGGTTTGAGGCCATGTACTCCAAGTGGGATAATTCGCTTATTAAAAGAATACAAAATAGAACTTATTGGTAAAAGAGCTGTAATTCTTGGAAGGAGTCAACTTGTAGGTCTGCCAATTTTTTTGATGCTTTTGCATGAGAATGCCACACCAACTATTGTACATTCAAAAACTATGGACCTAAAAAATATATGCAAAGAAGCAGACATATTAATTGTTGCCACTGGAAAAGCAAAAATGGTAAATAGAGAGTATGTAAAAAAAGGGGCAGTAGTAGTTGATGTAGGAATATCCAGAGTAGATGGTAAAATCGTTGGTGACGTTGATTTTGATGATGTTTTTGATGTAGCTGGTTATCTTACTCCAGTGCCGGGTGGTGTAGGACCTCTGACTATAATGTCTTTGATGGAAAATGTAATTAACGCAGCTTCTATTCAGGCAGGCATAAAAGATGACGTTGTTTAG
- a CDS encoding DUF503 family protein gives MIRTCLIEFELYFPYIVSIKEHRKIMQAIISDIKKQNISVLEVLNKNIRSSTLYLSVVKENEVDIKRLYDYYVNFFLDRPDIRLISYNIEIY, from the coding sequence ATGATAAGAACTTGTTTAATTGAATTTGAGCTTTATTTTCCATATATTGTTAGCATAAAAGAACATAGAAAAATTATGCAAGCAATTATTTCGGATATAAAAAAGCAAAATATTAGTGTGCTTGAAGTTCTTAATAAGAATATTAGATCAAGTACTTTATATTTATCAGTGGTAAAAGAAAACGAAGTAGATATAAAAAGACTCTATGACTATTATGTTAATTTTTTCCTTGATAGACCTGATATTAGGCTTATTTCATATAACATTGAAATTTATTAG